From a region of the Nothobranchius furzeri strain GRZ-AD chromosome 12, NfurGRZ-RIMD1, whole genome shotgun sequence genome:
- the LOC139062023 gene encoding uncharacterized protein: MKGTKSGKIKSAPLEREAQTEDGSEDCGAAAEEEDHGREPIISDLAGILQAHIGRQEAREVQWEKEIMRQDQRFKDLQHQFSLFQQEFQAQTSAGLLPGEQDHARFSAGLGPADHERPHEYADWDEVEPEPAPRCSKSGDSVSVHPSYKEPKLQKLSEEDDIEHFLIITFERTACACRWPRSDWAFQLIPLLTGKARSAYVHMDVDASMDYDHVKAAILQKYEISSETYRLRFRSLQVEPNESPRELFVRLKELYGRWVRPRGKTIDEINETIILEQYFRMLSPELQVWIKERNPRDAAEAVSLADAFVAARRRNQSWAYKAMKKDYTPVPGNTSPTGNVGKPCGREKYFPSQTKNLGWKPVCYLCGKEGHTKPVCPQNPAKLSQMCFVPRGNHAPNPMNQLLVETTVEIDGQKVKALIDTGSTQSLVHRRYVSPAHICTSETIPICCVHGDEKQYPTADVYMKVQGHVYLLNVGVMDRLPFPVVLGNDLPVLTDLINDPKMCNVAITRSQLKAPREDDPSLRALPFFGAEIEAGPTREQKSRRQRKRDKFKHTTVSTLLPEPEVQLRFEIPDNILERQHQDAGLADLIKGAEEGGTAKEFCLQNGILYRQHGELKQLVVPRAARETVLSLGHSIPWAGHLGKNKTLARIQQYFYWPGLYRDVASFCRSCPQCQKTSARFAARAPLQPLPIITTPFERLGMDVVGPVEKSKSGNRFMLVITDYATKYPEVFPLKSVKAKTVAFCLVQFFARVGFPKEILTDQGTNFMSKLLKDVYKLIGISRLRTTPYHPQTDGLTERFNQTLKNMLRKFINEAGSDWDQWLPYLLFAYREIPQASTGFSPFELLFGHDVRGPLALLKERWEKEKSGKEPVNVVSYVLQMRDKLEKMTTLAQEHMKVSQQKQKTWYDRTARERHFEPGQKVLVLLPTEDSKLLAQWQGPYEVIQKLGPTTYKVCSPGERRSTRVLHINLLKEWISRSEEREKQDVFLIRRVTEEEVEEQYLPLQVTSGLDLSHLSPEQRSQKMQW, from the exons ATGAAGGGAACCAAATCTGGTAAAATCAAGTCAGCCCCTTTAGAGAGAGAAGCACAGACAGAGGATGGGAGTGAGGACTGTGGAGCTGCTGCTGAAGAGGAGGATCATGGCAGAGAGCCAATAATATCAGACCTGGCTGGCATCCTTCAAGCTCACATTGGACGACAGGAAGCCCGTGAGGTACAGTGGGAGAAGGAGATTATGCGCCAGGATCAAAGATTTAAAGATCTTCAACACCAGTTCAGTCTGTTTCAGCAAGAGTTTCAGGCCCAAACCTCTGCTGGCTTGCTACCTGGAGAGCAAGACCACGCCCGCTTCTCTGCAGGTTTGGGGCCTGCAGACCATGAGAGGCCTCATGAGTATGCTGATTGGGATGAGGTGGAACCGGAGCCTGCACCACGCTGTTCAAAATCAGGTGACTCAGTTTCTGTTCATCCTTCCTATAAAGAACCAAAATTGCAAAAGCTAAGTGAAGAGGATGACATTGAGCATTTTCTTATAATAACTTTTGAAAGAACAGCATGTGCATGTAGATGGCCGAGATCTGACTGGGCATTCCAGTTGATTCCACTATTGACGGGTAAAGCCAGAAGTGCTTATGTACATATGGATGTGGATGCATCAATGGACTATGATCATGTTAAAGCTGCTATTTTGCAGAAATATGAAATAAGCAGTGAGACTTATCGTCTGAGGTTCCGTTCTCTTCAAGTTGAACCAAATGAGTCCCCCAGAGAACTCTTTGTGAGACTAAAGGAGCTCTATGGGAGAtgggtcagacccagaggtaagaCCATTGATGAAATTAATGAAACAATAATCCTTGAACAGTATTTCAGAATGTTATCGCCAGAACTCCAAGTTTGGATCAAGGAGCGTAATCCAAGGGACGCAGCAGAGGCAGTTTCTTTGGCAGATGCGTTTGTGGCAGCCCGTCGACGGAACCAGTCATGGGCTTATAAGGCGATGAAAAAGGATTATACCCCTGTGCCAGGTAACACCAGTCCGACAGGAAATGTTGGTAAGCCATGTGGAAGGGAGAAATATTTTCCCAGCCAAACAAAAAATCTGGGGTGGAaacctgtctgttatttgtgtggGAAAGAAGGCCACACAAAACCGGTGTGTCCACAAAATccagctaaactctcccagatgtGTTTTGTGCCCAGAGGGAACCATGCCCCAAACCCAATGAACCAGCTGTTGGTGGAGACCACAGTGGAGATAGATGGACAGAAAGTTAAGGCTCTGATTGACACAGGAAGCACCCAGTCACTGGTTCATCGCAGGTACGTCTCACCAGCTCACATCTGCACTTCTGAAACAATACCAATCTGCTGTGTGCATGGTGATGAAAAACAGTATCCAACAGCGGACGTCTATATGAAAGTGCAAGGACATGTGTACCTATTAAATGTGGGTGTCATGGACAGATTACCATTTCCTGTTGTCTTGGGGAATGATTTACCAGTTCTCACTGACTTGATTAATGATCCTAAAATGTGCAATGTGGCAATAACACGGTCTCAGTTGAAAGCTCCAAGGGAAGATGATCCCAGTTTGAGAGCTTTACCATTTTTTGGGGCTGAGATTGAAGCAGGCCCAACTAGAGAACAAAAGTCTCGTAGGCAGCGCAAACGggacaaatttaaacacacaaCAGTGTCCACTCTGTTACCTGAACCTGAGGTACAGCTAAGATTTGAAATTCCTGACAACATTCTTGAGCGGCAGCATCAGGATGCAGGCTTGGCTGACCTTATTAAGGGAGCTGAAGAAGGTGGGACTGCAAAGGAATTCTGTTTGCAAAATGGCATCCTTTATAGACAACATGGAGAACTGAAACAGCTTGTGGTACCTAGAGCAGCCAGAGAAACTGTTTTATCTTTGGGCCATTCAATTCCTTGGGCTGGCCACCTAGGGAAAAATAAAACCTTAGCCCGTATCCAACAGTATTTCTACTGGCCGGGATTGTACAGAGATGTTGCCAGTTTTTGCAGGAGTTGCCCTCAGTGTCAAAAAACATCAGCCAGATTCGCAGCAAGAGCTCCCCTACAGCCTCTTCCCATCATAACGACACCATTTGAACGTTTGGGGATGGACGTTGTGGGCCCAGTGGAGAAAAGCAAATCAGGAAACCGATTTATGTTGGTTATTACTGATTATGCCACAAAATATCCAGAAGTGTTTCCGTTGAAGTCTGTTAAAGCCAAGACTGTTGCATTTTGCCTGGTTCAGTTTTTTGCACGAGTTGGGTTCCCTAAAGAAATATTGACAGATCAAGGGACCAATTTCATGTCCAAGTTGCTCAAGGATGTGTACAAGCTGATTGGTATTAGTAGGCTGAGAACAACGCCATATCATCCACAAACGGATGGCCTTACAGAGAGATTTAACCAGACCCTTAAAAACATGCTTCGTAAGTTCATCAATGAAGCTGGGTCTGATTGGGATCAGTGGCTCCCATACCTTTTGTTTGCCTATCGAGAGATTCCCCAAGCTTCTACTGGGTTTTCCCCCTTTGAGTTGCTCTTTGGGCATGACGTGCGAGGACCACTGGCGCTTTTAAAGGAAAGGTGGGAGAAGGAGAAATCTGGAAAGGAGCCCGTTAACGTTGTTTCATATGTTCTCCAGATGAGGGACAAGCTGGAGAAGATGACCACCTTGGCTCAGGAGCATATGAAGGTctcccagcaaaaacaaaaaacctgGTATGACAGAACTGCTCGAGAGCGGCATTTTGAACCAGGTCAAAAAGTTTTGGTTCTACTACCCACTGAAGACAGTAAGCTTTTGGCTCAGTGGCAAGGACCATATGAAGTCATTCAAAAGCTCGGTCCCACGACCTATAAAGTCTGTAGTCCAGGTGAGAGGCGTAGTACCAGAGTCCTCCACATTAATCTCCTGAAGGAGTGGATCTCAAGGTCTGAGGAAAGGGAGAAACAAGATGTTTTTCTCATCAGAAGAGTGACAGAAGAAGAGGTGGAAGAACAATACCTCCCTCTACAGGTGACTTCTGGGCTTGACCTGAGCCATCTGTCCCCTGAGCAGCGGTCACAG AAGATGCAGTGGTAA